One Streptomyces drozdowiczii DNA segment encodes these proteins:
- a CDS encoding M28 family peptidase, producing the protein MTAGTTLAVLAGMLVAVSGPSASADPAPPPAPKALTTAVSAADKAAASGLDTLAKGPEERYERRMVTPWINGLYSVAYERTYRGLPVVGGDAVVVADSKGRVRGSQSAVSRRINVPTTATVSAKAAEAASRKRLRTVDEVESHRLVVRATGKRSRLAWETVLTGRTAKAPSRLHVFVDAGTGAVIDSYDDVRAGTGNSQWNGPNPLTINTTSSGSSYSLRDPNRPGLSCADYSTGGVFTKSTDSWGTGNASSKETGCVDVMWAAQHEWDMLRDWLGRNGHDGNGRSWPVKVGLNDVNAYWDGSTVSIGHNQANQWIGAMDVVGHEFGHGIDQYTPGGANNESGLGEATGDIMGALTEAYTNELAPYDDPDYTVGEKINLVGNGPIRIMYNPGQIGDPNCYSSSIPSTEEHAAAGPLNHWFYLLAEGSSPGGGKPSSPTCNNSSVTGVGIQSAGKVFYGGMLLKTSGMTYKRYRTTTLTAAKNLDATCTLYNRTKAAWDAVSVPAQSGDPTCSPSGNNDFSLSLDPASGSVKPGSSVTSTVRTTISSGGAQTVNLSASGLPAGVNVSFSPSSVQSGATSTMNVSTTSAAAPGAYTFTVKGAGTQEHTAQYTLTVNDGGGNPGGTAPDISVANVQAHLTQFNTLASQNGGNRRAGSSGYNASLAYVKGKLQAAGYTVTEQTCATCTYTGKNLIADWPGGPSGSTVMFGAHLDSVSAGPGINDNGSGSATLLENALALAQQNPTMTKHVRFAWWNGEEQGLQGSKYYVSQLSSAQRSAITAYYNFDMVASVNGGYFINNLNSAASAPMKEYWTSLGLAPEENVEGQGRSDDYSFQQGGIATSGYATGASDTKTSAQAAKWGGTAGRSYDPCYHQSCDTTSNINATALDRSADGVAYTLWKTAVGSTAPADDFSVSVNPVSGSVQPGSSVTATVSTATTGGSAQSVRLTASGAPSGVTVSFSPASVQSGSSATMTVSASAQAAAGTYTLTVTGTGTATHTTTYSLVVGGGGSCQPRQVVANGGFENGTSPWTQTDGVINNRTSEKPAHSGSYQAWFGGWGSTHSDTATQSLTVPAGCSTYRLSFYLRTDTAETPDGNAYDTFTVKLGSRTLATYSNLDATNGYVLKTFDVASAAGQTVTLGFTSKEDAYLQTSFVVDDVALDVS; encoded by the coding sequence ATGACGGCCGGGACGACCCTGGCCGTCCTCGCCGGGATGCTGGTCGCCGTCAGCGGCCCGTCCGCCTCGGCGGACCCCGCACCGCCGCCCGCCCCCAAGGCGCTCACCACCGCCGTCTCGGCCGCCGACAAGGCCGCGGCCAGCGGGCTCGACACCCTGGCCAAGGGGCCGGAGGAGCGCTACGAGCGCCGGATGGTCACCCCGTGGATCAACGGCCTCTACTCCGTCGCGTACGAGCGCACCTACCGCGGCCTGCCCGTGGTCGGCGGGGACGCGGTCGTGGTGGCCGACTCCAAGGGCCGGGTGCGCGGTTCTCAGTCGGCGGTGTCGCGGCGCATCAACGTGCCCACCACCGCGACCGTCTCCGCGAAGGCCGCCGAGGCCGCCTCCCGCAAGCGACTGCGCACGGTGGACGAGGTCGAGAGCCACCGGCTGGTCGTACGGGCCACCGGCAAGCGCTCCCGGCTCGCCTGGGAGACCGTGCTCACCGGCCGGACCGCGAAGGCGCCGAGCCGGCTGCACGTCTTCGTGGACGCGGGCACCGGCGCCGTCATCGACAGCTACGACGACGTCCGGGCCGGCACCGGCAACAGCCAGTGGAACGGCCCCAACCCGCTCACCATCAACACCACGTCGTCGGGTAGCAGTTACTCGCTCCGCGACCCGAACCGCCCCGGCCTCAGCTGTGCCGACTACAGCACCGGCGGTGTGTTCACCAAGTCCACCGACTCCTGGGGCACCGGCAACGCGTCCAGCAAGGAGACCGGCTGCGTCGACGTCATGTGGGCGGCCCAGCACGAGTGGGACATGCTGCGCGACTGGCTCGGGCGCAACGGCCACGACGGCAACGGGCGTAGCTGGCCGGTCAAGGTCGGCCTCAACGACGTCAACGCGTACTGGGACGGCTCCACCGTCTCCATCGGCCACAACCAGGCCAACCAGTGGATCGGCGCGATGGACGTCGTGGGCCACGAGTTCGGCCACGGCATCGACCAGTACACCCCGGGCGGCGCCAACAACGAGTCCGGGCTCGGCGAGGCCACCGGTGACATCATGGGCGCGCTGACCGAGGCGTACACCAACGAGCTGGCCCCGTACGACGACCCGGACTACACCGTAGGCGAGAAGATCAACCTCGTCGGCAACGGGCCGATCCGGATCATGTACAACCCCGGCCAGATCGGCGACCCGAACTGCTACAGCTCCTCCATACCCAGCACCGAGGAGCACGCGGCGGCCGGGCCCCTCAACCACTGGTTCTATCTGCTCGCCGAGGGCTCCAGCCCCGGTGGCGGCAAGCCCTCCAGCCCCACCTGCAACAACTCCTCGGTGACCGGCGTGGGCATCCAGAGCGCCGGCAAGGTGTTCTACGGCGGCATGCTCCTGAAGACCAGCGGCATGACGTACAAGCGCTACCGCACGACCACCCTCACCGCGGCCAAGAACCTCGACGCCACCTGCACGCTGTACAACCGCACGAAGGCGGCGTGGGACGCGGTCAGCGTGCCCGCCCAGAGCGGCGACCCGACCTGCTCGCCGAGCGGCAACAACGACTTCTCGCTGTCCCTGGACCCGGCCTCCGGCTCGGTGAAGCCCGGCAGCTCGGTGACGTCCACCGTCCGTACGACGATCTCGTCCGGCGGCGCCCAGACGGTGAACCTCTCCGCGAGCGGCCTGCCCGCCGGCGTGAACGTCTCCTTCAGCCCGTCCTCGGTGCAGTCCGGCGCCACGTCCACGATGAACGTGTCGACCACCTCGGCCGCCGCCCCCGGCGCGTACACCTTCACCGTGAAGGGCGCGGGCACCCAGGAGCACACCGCCCAGTACACGCTGACCGTCAACGACGGCGGCGGCAACCCCGGCGGCACCGCGCCCGACATCAGCGTCGCCAATGTGCAGGCCCACCTCACCCAGTTCAACACCCTCGCCTCGCAGAACGGCGGCAACCGGCGGGCCGGCAGCAGCGGGTACAACGCCTCGCTCGCCTATGTGAAGGGCAAGCTCCAGGCGGCCGGTTACACCGTCACCGAGCAGACCTGCGCCACCTGCACCTACACCGGCAAGAACCTCATCGCGGACTGGCCGGGCGGGCCCTCCGGCAGCACCGTGATGTTCGGCGCCCACCTGGACAGCGTCTCCGCCGGGCCCGGTATCAACGACAACGGCTCCGGCTCGGCGACCCTGCTGGAGAACGCGCTCGCCCTGGCCCAGCAGAACCCCACCATGACCAAGCACGTCCGGTTCGCCTGGTGGAACGGCGAGGAGCAGGGGCTCCAGGGCTCCAAGTACTACGTCAGCCAGCTGAGTTCGGCGCAGCGCAGCGCCATCACCGCGTACTACAACTTCGACATGGTCGCCTCGGTCAACGGCGGCTACTTCATCAACAACCTCAACTCGGCCGCCTCGGCGCCGATGAAGGAGTACTGGACCTCGCTCGGGCTCGCCCCGGAGGAGAACGTGGAGGGCCAGGGCCGCTCCGACGACTACTCCTTCCAGCAGGGCGGGATCGCCACCTCCGGCTACGCCACCGGTGCCAGTGACACCAAGACCTCGGCGCAGGCGGCCAAGTGGGGCGGCACGGCAGGCCGTTCGTACGACCCGTGCTACCACCAGTCCTGCGACACCACCTCCAACATCAACGCCACCGCCCTCGACCGCAGCGCCGACGGGGTCGCGTACACGCTGTGGAAGACGGCGGTCGGCTCCACCGCGCCGGCCGACGACTTCTCCGTCTCGGTGAACCCGGTCTCGGGCAGCGTCCAGCCCGGCTCCTCGGTCACCGCGACCGTGTCCACGGCCACCACCGGCGGCTCCGCGCAGAGCGTGCGGCTGACGGCGTCCGGTGCGCCGAGCGGTGTCACCGTCTCCTTCTCGCCCGCCTCCGTGCAGTCGGGCTCGTCGGCCACCATGACGGTCTCCGCGAGCGCCCAGGCCGCGGCGGGTACGTACACGCTCACCGTGACCGGCACCGGCACGGCCACCCACACCACCACGTACTCGCTGGTGGTCGGTGGCGGCGGCAGCTGCCAGCCCCGGCAGGTGGTGGCCAACGGCGGCTTCGAGAACGGGACTTCGCCCTGGACCCAGACCGACGGTGTCATCAACAACCGGACCTCCGAGAAGCCCGCGCACAGCGGCTCGTACCAGGCGTGGTTCGGCGGCTGGGGCAGCACCCACAGCGACACCGCCACCCAGTCGCTGACCGTTCCGGCCGGCTGCTCGACGTACCGGCTGTCGTTCTACCTGCGCACCGACACCGCCGAGACGCCCGACGGGAACGCGTACGACACGTTCACCGTGAAGCTGGGGTCCCGGACGCTGGCCACGTACTCGAATCTCGACGCCACCAACGGCTATGTGCTGAAGACCTTCGACGTCGCGTCGGCGGCCGGGCAGACCGTGACGCTGGGCTTCACCAGTAAGGAGGACGCCTACTTGCAGACCAGCTTCGTCGTGGACGATGTCGCCCTCGACGTGAGCTGA
- a CDS encoding aldo/keto reductase — translation MTSHSLSAAAAGTWRLGDLTVNRMGFGAMRLTQNGRAFSDDRTPHDRDRAVAVLRRAVELGVNHIDTAAFYFSPLRSANELINRALGPYPDDLVITTKVGPGRGPSGDWLDWARPEQLRGQVQENIRQLGRDHLDVVNLRMNGNRPVSDLFGALAELREEGLIRHLGLSNVWPEQITEARAIAPVVCVQNRYGIGERRADSQEVLRLCGELGIAFVPFFAIAGAGRESGAVPEHEEVLDVARAHDASPAQIRLAWTLRQGPHVLAIPGTGNPAHLEANVAAGALRLTDEETARLTALGRATGADVA, via the coding sequence TTGACCTCGCACTCCCTCAGCGCAGCGGCAGCCGGCACCTGGCGGCTCGGTGATCTGACCGTCAACCGGATGGGCTTCGGCGCCATGCGGCTGACCCAGAACGGCCGGGCGTTCAGCGACGACCGCACCCCGCACGACCGTGACCGTGCCGTCGCGGTGCTGCGCCGCGCCGTCGAGCTGGGCGTGAACCACATCGACACGGCCGCCTTCTACTTCTCGCCCCTGCGCTCCGCCAACGAGCTGATCAACCGGGCGCTCGGCCCCTACCCGGACGACCTGGTCATCACCACCAAGGTGGGCCCGGGCCGCGGCCCCTCGGGCGACTGGCTCGACTGGGCCCGCCCCGAGCAGCTGCGCGGCCAGGTGCAGGAGAACATCCGTCAGCTCGGCCGCGACCACCTCGACGTCGTCAACCTCCGGATGAACGGCAACCGTCCGGTCTCCGACCTCTTCGGCGCCCTGGCCGAACTGCGCGAGGAAGGGCTCATCCGCCACCTGGGCCTCTCCAACGTCTGGCCGGAGCAGATCACCGAGGCCCGGGCCATCGCCCCCGTCGTCTGCGTCCAGAACCGCTACGGCATCGGCGAGCGGCGCGCCGACTCCCAGGAGGTCCTGCGCCTGTGCGGTGAACTGGGCATCGCCTTCGTCCCCTTCTTCGCCATCGCGGGCGCCGGCCGCGAGTCCGGGGCCGTCCCGGAGCACGAGGAGGTGCTCGACGTGGCCCGCGCCCACGACGCGTCGCCCGCCCAGATCCGGCTGGCGTGGACCCTCCGGCAGGGCCCGCACGTCCTGGCCATCCCGGGCACCGGCAACCCGGCCCACCTGGAGGCCAATGTGGCGGCGGGCGCCCTGCGGCTGACCGATGAGGAGACGGCCCGCCTCACCGCGCTCGGCCGGGCCACCGGGGCGGACGTAGCATGA
- a CDS encoding aldo/keto reductase: MIPMEQRELGRTGRNVSVIGQGTWQLGGDWGEVREEDALGVLDAAVESGVTFFDTADVYGDGRSEQLIGRYLKERPDAGVFVATKMGRRVDQVPENYTLDNFRAWNDRSRANLGVDTLDLVQLHCPPTAVYSSDEVYDALDTLVDEQRIAAYAVSVETCAEALAAIARPGVASVQIILNPFRLKPLDEVLPAARAAGVGIVARVPLASGLLSGKYTADTVFAPEDHRTFNRHGEQFDQGETFSGVDYGTGVAAAAEFAALAPEGATPAQTALRWIIQQPGVTSVIPGARSTEQARANAAAAGLDPLPESTLDAVRDLYDRRFRATVHGRW, from the coding sequence ATGATCCCCATGGAACAGCGCGAACTGGGCAGGACCGGACGTAACGTATCGGTCATCGGACAGGGCACCTGGCAACTCGGCGGGGACTGGGGCGAGGTCCGCGAGGAGGACGCCCTCGGGGTGCTCGACGCGGCCGTCGAATCCGGGGTGACCTTCTTCGACACGGCGGACGTCTACGGGGACGGCCGCAGCGAACAGCTCATCGGCCGCTATCTGAAGGAGCGGCCCGACGCCGGGGTGTTCGTCGCGACGAAGATGGGCCGCCGCGTCGACCAGGTGCCGGAGAACTACACCCTGGACAACTTCCGCGCCTGGAACGACCGTTCCCGCGCCAATCTGGGCGTCGACACCCTCGACCTCGTCCAGCTGCACTGCCCGCCCACCGCCGTCTACTCCTCCGACGAGGTGTACGACGCGCTGGACACCCTCGTCGACGAGCAGCGGATCGCGGCCTACGCGGTCAGCGTCGAGACGTGCGCCGAGGCGCTGGCGGCCATCGCCCGGCCGGGCGTCGCGAGCGTCCAGATCATCCTGAACCCGTTCCGCCTCAAGCCGCTGGACGAGGTCCTGCCGGCGGCGCGCGCGGCCGGGGTGGGCATCGTCGCCCGGGTGCCGCTGGCCTCCGGTCTGCTCTCGGGCAAGTACACCGCGGACACCGTCTTCGCGCCCGAGGACCACCGCACGTTCAACCGGCACGGCGAGCAGTTCGACCAGGGCGAGACCTTCTCCGGTGTCGACTACGGCACCGGTGTGGCCGCCGCCGCCGAGTTCGCCGCCCTCGCCCCCGAGGGCGCGACCCCGGCGCAGACGGCGCTGCGCTGGATCATCCAGCAGCCGGGCGTCACCAGCGTCATCCCCGGCGCGCGTTCGACGGAGCAGGCGCGGGCCAACGCGGCCGCCGCCGGACTCGACCCGCTCCCGGAGAGCACGCTGGACGCGGTGCGCGACCTCTACGACCGGCGGTTCCGCGCGACGGTCCACGGCCGCTGGTAG
- a CDS encoding serine/threonine-protein kinase: MGEVWRATDEVLGRAVAVKLLLGEHADESATARFRLEAQTAARLSHPHLVAVFDFGAWENRLFLVMELVEGRSLADLLLAQERLGPEQAARIAGQAAAGLAAAHRQGIVHRDIKPGNLMLDGEGTVKIGDFGIAQFVDDPSAALTTTGHIVGTSLYLAPERALGRTADAASDMYSLGCVVYQLLLGEPPFRSDTATATLYQHVDTPPVPLRQRGVDVPAAFDTYLLGLLAKQPEDRPTAQQVADWFHGDAWRGRPEPLPPHHPAPAPAPFPAVPAPLPGADPGAPTTYRLPQAPAGPAPAPAQGHGRRAAARPGKARRRTAGEAIRRRPRVASAIAGAIAFLVAVFLGMSLFSGR; the protein is encoded by the coding sequence ATGGGTGAGGTCTGGCGGGCCACCGACGAAGTCCTCGGCAGGGCCGTCGCCGTGAAGCTGCTCCTCGGGGAGCACGCCGACGAGTCGGCCACCGCGCGGTTCCGTCTGGAGGCGCAGACCGCCGCCCGCCTGAGCCACCCTCACCTGGTGGCCGTCTTCGACTTCGGGGCCTGGGAGAACCGGCTCTTCCTCGTGATGGAGCTGGTCGAGGGCCGCAGCCTGGCGGATCTGCTGCTGGCCCAGGAACGGCTCGGCCCCGAACAGGCCGCCCGCATCGCCGGACAGGCCGCCGCCGGACTGGCCGCCGCGCACCGGCAGGGCATCGTCCACCGCGACATCAAGCCCGGAAACCTCATGCTGGACGGCGAAGGCACCGTCAAGATCGGGGACTTCGGCATCGCGCAGTTCGTGGACGACCCGTCCGCCGCGCTGACGACGACGGGCCACATCGTCGGTACGAGCCTCTACCTCGCCCCGGAGCGGGCGCTCGGCCGCACCGCCGACGCCGCCTCCGACATGTACTCGCTCGGCTGCGTGGTCTACCAACTGCTGCTCGGTGAACCGCCGTTCCGTTCGGACACCGCGACGGCCACCCTGTACCAGCATGTGGACACACCTCCGGTGCCGCTGCGGCAGCGCGGCGTGGACGTCCCCGCCGCCTTCGACACGTATCTGCTCGGTCTGCTCGCCAAGCAGCCGGAGGACCGGCCCACCGCCCAGCAGGTCGCCGACTGGTTCCACGGCGACGCCTGGCGGGGCCGCCCGGAACCGCTGCCCCCGCACCACCCGGCGCCCGCCCCCGCGCCCTTCCCCGCCGTGCCCGCCCCGCTGCCCGGGGCGGATCCCGGTGCGCCGACGACGTACCGACTCCCGCAGGCACCGGCAGGGCCCGCGCCGGCCCCCGCACAGGGACACGGGCGCCGTGCGGCCGCCAGGCCCGGGAAGGCCCGGCGCCGGACCGCCGGTGAGGCGATCCGGCGCCGGCCCCGGGTGGCGAGTGCCATCGCGGGGGCGATCGCCTTTCTGGTGGCCGTGTTCCTGGGGATGAGCCTGTTCTCCGGGCGGTGA
- a CDS encoding Lrp/AsnC family transcriptional regulator, with product MAVDALDTRILRLLIEQPQTSVREYARILSIARGTLQARIDRLERDGVITGSGPFLSPAALGHPVLAFVHLEVTQGHLDEVGDALAAVPEIIEAFSTTGGGDLLTRVVARDNGHLEDVIQRLIRLPGVVRTRTEVALRERVPHRLLPLVESLGGTAR from the coding sequence ATGGCGGTGGACGCGCTCGACACCCGTATCCTGCGGCTGCTCATCGAGCAGCCGCAGACGAGCGTGCGCGAGTACGCACGCATCCTGTCCATCGCCCGGGGCACCCTCCAGGCGCGCATCGACCGGCTGGAGCGGGACGGTGTGATCACCGGGAGCGGCCCCTTCCTCTCCCCCGCCGCGCTCGGCCACCCGGTCCTCGCCTTCGTGCACCTGGAAGTGACCCAGGGCCATCTGGACGAGGTCGGAGACGCGCTCGCCGCCGTGCCCGAGATCATCGAGGCGTTCTCGACCACGGGCGGCGGCGATCTGCTGACCCGGGTGGTCGCCCGGGACAACGGCCACCTGGAGGACGTCATCCAGCGGCTCATCCGGCTGCCCGGCGTGGTCAGGACCCGGACCGAGGTCGCGCTGCGCGAACGCGTGCCGCACCGGCTGCTTCCCCTGGTCGAATCGCTGGGCGGCACCGCCCGTTGA
- a CDS encoding lytic polysaccharide monooxygenase auxiliary activity family 9 protein translates to MRRKITSLLAGSAVAGAALLATSAPAQSHGYTDSPISRQQLCGIGTVKRCGQIQWEPPSVEGPKGFPTRGPADGHICSGGIGRFSELDDPRGGAWPATKVTAGQNYTFNWRIEARHATTDFRYYITKDGYDPAKPLTRADLETQPFLTVPFGGRLPGSTVSHSGVLPQKSGKHLILGVWTIADTGNAFYACSDVQF, encoded by the coding sequence ATGCGCAGGAAGATCACCTCGTTACTGGCCGGGTCGGCGGTCGCCGGTGCGGCCCTGCTGGCCACCTCGGCCCCCGCCCAGAGCCACGGCTACACCGACTCGCCGATCAGCAGGCAGCAGCTCTGCGGCATCGGCACCGTCAAGCGCTGCGGGCAGATCCAGTGGGAGCCGCCGAGCGTCGAGGGTCCCAAGGGCTTCCCCACCCGCGGCCCGGCCGACGGCCACATCTGCTCGGGCGGCATCGGCCGCTTCTCCGAGCTGGACGACCCGCGCGGCGGCGCCTGGCCCGCCACCAAGGTCACCGCCGGCCAGAACTACACGTTCAACTGGCGGATCGAGGCCCGGCACGCCACGACCGACTTCCGCTACTACATCACCAAGGACGGCTACGACCCCGCCAAGCCGCTCACCCGGGCCGACCTGGAGACGCAGCCGTTCCTCACGGTGCCCTTCGGCGGACGGCTGCCCGGCTCGACGGTCAGCCACTCCGGCGTACTGCCGCAGAAGTCCGGCAAGCACCTGATCCTCGGCGTATGGACGATCGCCGACACCGGCAACGCCTTCTACGCCTGCTCCGACGTGCAGTTCTGA
- a CDS encoding lactonase family protein, translating into MDSSNGAGRAFIGSFTSAGGRGVTVAAVDAETGALTVLGATDAVPDPSYLALGPGGTVLYAVSETEPGGAAALDVSTDEPRPLGAVRAVDGDGPTHLALAAGHLVTANYGSGSVSVLPVAGDGTLGPVAAVLAHEGGGPVADRQEGPHAHQVLPDPSGAWVLSVDLGTDSVRVCAVDPATGELRTHGETALRPGTGPRHLAFHPSGRHAYVLNELEPTLTVCRWDAAAGVLEPVREVPVLPEGVTVESYASEVVVAHDGRFVWAANRGHDSISVLALDATGEHPSLVTTVGCGGHWPRDLALDPAGRRLYAANERSGNVAWFTVDPETGVPAHGGTLDAPAASCVVFG; encoded by the coding sequence GTGGACAGCAGCAACGGAGCGGGACGGGCATTCATCGGGTCGTTCACCTCGGCGGGCGGGCGGGGCGTCACCGTCGCCGCCGTGGACGCGGAGACCGGCGCGCTCACGGTCCTGGGGGCCACGGACGCCGTCCCCGACCCCTCCTACCTGGCGCTCGGCCCCGGCGGCACGGTCCTCTACGCGGTCAGCGAGACCGAGCCCGGCGGCGCGGCGGCCCTGGACGTCAGCACGGACGAACCCCGCCCGCTCGGCGCGGTCCGGGCGGTGGACGGCGACGGCCCGACCCACCTCGCCCTCGCCGCCGGACACCTGGTCACCGCGAACTACGGCTCGGGCAGCGTCAGCGTGCTGCCCGTCGCCGGGGACGGCACGCTCGGACCCGTCGCCGCGGTCCTCGCGCACGAGGGCGGCGGACCGGTCGCGGACCGCCAGGAGGGCCCGCACGCCCACCAGGTCCTGCCCGACCCCTCCGGAGCCTGGGTGCTCAGCGTCGATCTCGGCACCGACTCGGTCCGCGTCTGCGCGGTCGACCCGGCCACCGGCGAGCTGCGCACGCACGGCGAGACGGCCCTGCGCCCCGGCACCGGCCCGCGCCACCTGGCCTTCCACCCCTCGGGCCGCCACGCCTATGTGCTGAACGAGCTGGAGCCCACGCTCACCGTGTGCCGTTGGGACGCCGCGGCGGGCGTCCTGGAACCGGTCCGCGAGGTGCCGGTGCTCCCCGAGGGCGTGACCGTCGAGAGCTACGCCTCCGAGGTCGTCGTCGCCCACGACGGCCGGTTCGTGTGGGCGGCCAACCGGGGCCACGACAGCATCTCCGTCCTCGCGCTCGACGCGACCGGCGAGCACCCGTCCCTGGTCACGACCGTGGGCTGCGGCGGTCACTGGCCCCGCGACCTCGCGCTGGACCCGGCCGGGCGCCGGCTCTACGCGGCCAATGAGCGCAGCGGGAACGTCGCCTGGTTCACCGTGGACCCGGAGACGGGCGTCCCGGCCCACGGGGGCACCCTGGACGCCCCGGCGGCCTCCTGCGTGGTCTTCGGCTGA
- a CDS encoding sirohydrochlorin chelatase, with translation MSTPTGPASGLPVRMPRPRQSGRHRRPEPVVAPEGAAALVLAVPGTPSSTSRGLAEEVISIARSELPGLNALIGYVDGDDAEYPALASVIAHSAAERTARYEQALAAGREVAEPAGPAAVVVPLLAGPDSALVQRIRQAITDSEAPAELTDVLGPHPLLAEALHVRLSEAGLARADRARLFTVATAADGIVLATVGGEEAVQAAGITGMLLAARLAVPVMAAALDVEGSVAAIADQLKGSGSLQLAVAPYLVGPEVEEGLLDAAAKEAGCASAEPLGAYPAIGKLVLSMYTSALGIAPAVAQGAQAR, from the coding sequence ATGAGCACCCCCACTGGGCCCGCTTCCGGCCTGCCTGTACGAATGCCGCGACCTCGCCAGTCCGGACGGCACCGCCGCCCGGAGCCCGTGGTCGCACCCGAGGGCGCTGCCGCGCTCGTTCTCGCCGTTCCCGGTACCCCCTCCTCGACGAGCCGCGGTCTCGCCGAAGAGGTCATCAGCATCGCCCGTTCCGAGCTGCCCGGTCTGAACGCCCTGATCGGTTACGTGGACGGGGACGACGCCGAGTACCCGGCGCTGGCCTCCGTGATCGCGCACTCCGCCGCCGAGCGCACCGCGCGGTACGAGCAGGCACTGGCCGCGGGCCGTGAGGTCGCCGAGCCCGCGGGCCCGGCCGCCGTGGTGGTCCCGCTGCTCGCGGGTCCGGACAGCGCGCTGGTGCAGCGGATACGTCAGGCGATCACCGACAGCGAGGCCCCGGCGGAGCTGACCGATGTGCTCGGCCCGCACCCGCTGCTGGCCGAGGCGCTGCACGTCCGGCTGTCGGAGGCCGGGCTGGCCCGCGCGGACCGGGCCAGGCTCTTCACGGTGGCGACGGCCGCCGACGGCATCGTGCTCGCCACGGTGGGCGGCGAGGAGGCCGTGCAGGCGGCGGGGATCACGGGCATGCTGCTCGCGGCCCGGCTCGCGGTGCCGGTGATGGCCGCCGCGCTCGACGTGGAGGGTTCCGTCGCCGCGATCGCCGATCAGCTGAAGGGCTCCGGCTCGCTCCAGCTGGCCGTGGCGCCGTACCTGGTGGGCCCCGAGGTGGAAGAGGGCCTGCTGGACGCCGCGGCGAAGGAGGCCGGCTGCGCGAGCGCCGAGCCGCTGGGCGCGTACCCGGCGATCGGCAAGCTGGTCCTCTCGATGTACACCTCGGCCCTCGGGATCGCTCCCGCCGTGGCCCAGGGGGCGCAGGCCCGCTGA
- a CDS encoding N-acetylglucosamine kinase codes for MTSHGQPDTYVLGVDSGGSGLRVALGTAGADAPLATVACGGPVRTGPRGIDAAHLLDQVLPAVRGLLDGHAPGGRITAAAVGAAGMATLGDGLRAELPGALADALGVRRIALAADAVTAYAGAVGQRPGAVVAAGTGLIALGTDLTEWRRADGWGHLLGDSGGGAWIGRAGLDAAMRAYDGRRGGSRALLARLEAVFGPPQELPGLLYPRADRPALLASFAPEVAVCADRDPVAAGILREAAAHIAEAAAAVCPEAEADEDGYEVALTGGLFRMGEPLLVPLREELAQLLPRARAVPGSGDPLIGALRIAQALDTGGLRLPRHPTLLCVPAPGPRS; via the coding sequence ATGACGTCACACGGGCAACCGGACACCTATGTACTCGGCGTGGATTCGGGCGGCTCGGGGCTCCGGGTGGCGCTGGGCACGGCCGGTGCGGACGCCCCACTGGCCACCGTCGCGTGCGGCGGCCCGGTGCGCACGGGGCCGCGCGGCATCGACGCAGCGCATCTCCTGGACCAGGTGCTCCCCGCCGTACGCGGTCTGCTCGACGGGCACGCCCCCGGTGGGCGGATCACCGCCGCGGCGGTCGGCGCCGCGGGGATGGCCACGCTGGGCGACGGGTTGCGCGCCGAACTGCCGGGCGCCCTGGCGGACGCGCTGGGGGTGCGCCGGATCGCGCTCGCGGCGGACGCGGTGACCGCGTACGCCGGGGCGGTCGGGCAGCGGCCCGGCGCGGTGGTGGCCGCCGGCACCGGGCTGATCGCGCTCGGCACGGACCTGACGGAGTGGCGGCGGGCGGACGGCTGGGGGCACCTGCTCGGCGACAGCGGGGGCGGCGCCTGGATCGGGCGGGCCGGACTCGACGCCGCGATGCGCGCGTACGACGGGCGGCGCGGTGGTTCGCGCGCGCTGCTGGCCAGGCTGGAAGCGGTGTTCGGGCCGCCGCAGGAGCTGCCCGGTCTGCTCTATCCGCGCGCCGACCGGCCCGCGCTGCTGGCCTCGTTCGCGCCGGAGGTGGCCGTGTGCGCGGACCGCGACCCGGTCGCCGCGGGCATCCTGCGGGAGGCCGCCGCGCATATCGCGGAGGCGGCCGCGGCGGTGTGCCCGGAGGCGGAGGCGGACGAGGACGGCTACGAAGTCGCGCTGACCGGCGGGCTGTTCCGGATGGGCGAGCCGCTGCTCGTACCGCTGCGCGAGGAGCTGGCGCAGCTGCTGCCCCGGGCACGGGCGGTCCCCGGTTCGGGTGATCCCCTGATCGGTGCGCTGCGCATCGCCCAGGCCCTCGACACCGGGGGGCTGAGGCTGCCGCGCCACCCGACGCTGCTCTGCGTTCCGGCGCCCGGGCCCCGCTCGTAG